In Onthophagus taurus isolate NC chromosome 6, IU_Otau_3.0, whole genome shotgun sequence, a genomic segment contains:
- the LOC111428028 gene encoding MOXD1 homolog 2 — MEMCHRKVCLSVLLCAMCFAVLGTNAARWSHFAMLSPDYRLLWSLGPGPQDITFELQVRTLGYVGFGFSKDGRMPGSDMIVGWVDKGQVYFQDRHVTNADREPEVDSSQDYQLLLGYENSTHTVLRFRRQLDTCDHHDIPITNDTMRILWAFHQQEPIGGAVAPGSLPDRGLESRGIQSLYLVQRADQDAPSPEEKVHVWEITNKDVPTPAPGDTLYWCRVVRLPPLADRHHLIRYEPLQETGGFGGLQHVVLYECQDTSSVHVLADSSGRQCFDASVQPLACSTVVASWAKGSEGFSFPPETGYPLESRFYLLETHYVSPTDGTLGNLDGSGLRLYYTPTLRRHEAGVISIGMDPNWRHIIPPGQHRVISSGHCVPECTKQAFPGGGINMFAVVMKTHRIGRQVSLKHVRGGTEQAPIASDDNLDSDYQEYRRLGAPVRILPGDHLIAECTYNSSGRPAITLGGYTNRQETCLVMGLYYPRQRNLTSCHSLPSLPTVLHSLGIQELIPGSNPVRIAAPPELAGMTLESRLVSYDWDNHFHNFQEATMKGSFKPICRTAQSKLLPGTDSLESHYPNITRPYVRSNADQCSYRRYSTEGWPGGTPILELDGNHIEGAARSKVSRSSSPSEESLGLSRQNASGADNVRVTNYIYVFLVLLIFAIIR, encoded by the exons ATGGAAATGTGTCATCGTAAAGTGTGTTTATCTGTGCTCTTGTGCGCGATGTGCTTTGCGGTGCTTGGGACAAACGCGGCTCGTTGGTCACACTTCGCCATGCTGAGTCCTGATTACAGATTACTATGGTCCTTAGGTCCTGGACCGCAGGACATTACATTTGAGTTACAAGTGAGGACGCTTGGGTATGTCGGTTTTGGATTTTCCAAGGATGGAAGGATGCCAGGATCAGATATGATCGTGGGATGGGTGGATAAAGGCCAAGTTTATTTTCAA GACCGTCACGTAACCAACGCGGACCGTGAACCGGAAGTGGACTCCAGCCAGGACTACCAACTGCTTCTCGGCTACGAGAACAGCACCCACACCGTTCTGCGATTCAGGAGGCAGTTAGACACATGCGATCACCACGATATACCGATAACG AACGACACGATGCGAATACTGTGGGCTTTCCACCAGCAAGAACCTATTGGAGGCGCTGTCGCTCCTGGTTCTTTACCCGACCGGGGTCTCGAATCCCGTGGGATTCAATCTCTGTACCTAGTCCAGCGAGCCGATCAAGACGCCCCAAGTCCCGAAGAAAAGGTGCATGTCTGGGAGATTACTAACAAGGATGTTCCGACTCCCGCTCCGGGTGACACTTTGTACTGGTGTAGGGTGGTGAGATTGCCTCCTTTGGCGGACAGACATCATTTAATTAGA TATGAACCCTTACAAGAAACGGGAGGATTCGGTGGACTTCAACATGTTGTTCTTTATGAATGTCAAGATACCTCATCTGTTCATGTTTTGGCGGATAGCTCAGGTCGTCAATGTTTCGATGCCAGCGTACAACCATTAGCTTGTAGTACAGTTGTAGCCAGTTGGGCGAAGGGTTCAGAGGGGTTTAGCTTTCCACCAGAAACGGGATATCCCCTAGAATCGAGATTCTATCTTTTAGAAACACATTACGTTAGTCCAACAGATGGCACATTGGGAAATTTAGATGGATCGGGTCTTCGATTATATTATACACCCACACTTAGACGCCACGAAGCTGGAGTTATATCAATAG GAATGGACCCAAACTGGCGACACATCATCCCACCTGGACAACACCGCGTCATTTCTTCCGGACACTGTGTTCCGGAGTGCACAAAACAGGCATTTCCCGGTGGCGGGATCAATATGTTTGCAGTGGTGATGAAGACCCACAGAATAGGACGGCAGGTCTCGTTGAAACACGTTCGGGGTGGTACTGAACAGGCACCGATCGCATCGGACGATAACTTGGACTCTGACTATCAGGAATATAGGCGGTTAGGAGCCCCAGTCAGGATTCTCCCTGGGGATCACTTGATAGCAGAATGTACGTACAACAGTTCCGGGAGGCCGGCCATTACCCTCGGAGGTTACACGAACCGACAGGAAACCTGTCTCGTCATGGGTTTGTACTATCCCAGACAGCGAAACTTGACGTCTTGCCATAGTTTACCCAGTTTACCGACAGTTCTACATTCGCTGGGTATCCAGGAATTAATACC TGGTTCTAACCCTGTCCGAATAGCTGCACCACCGGAATTGGCGGGTATGACTTTGGAGTCGAGACTCGTATCATACGACTGGGACAATCACTTCCACAATTTCCAAGAAGCTACCATGAAGGGGTCCTTTAAGCCCATCTGCCGGACGGCGCAATCGAAATTGTTACCG GGTACGGACTCCCTCGAATCCCATTATCCGAACATCACGCGCCCTTACGTTCGGAGCAACGCCGATCAATGCAGTTACCGAAGGTATAGTACTGAAGGTTGGCCCGGAGGAACACCTATATTGGAGCTAGATGGTAA